The sequence aactttttaatcaaagtacgctgttcttctgaacaatgtcttgaacgacccactttcctcagctttcaaatgcatgttcaacaagtgttggcttcatccttaaataggggccacctgattcacacctgtttcttcacaaaattgatgacctcagtgattgaatgccacactgctatttttttgaacacacccctttcaactaattgcccaattgcacagccttaagagcgtgcatatcatgaatgctgggtcttgtttgttttctgagaatctactgaacctactggtaacttgtttgccacgtagcaataaaaaaatatacgaaaaaccttgattattctggttagtcacattgtactgctattattttgaacaatactgtatgagtTTCGTAGTGAGGCCATATATTCCTCCCCCATTCCATTTTGTTCATTGTTTATGTAATTAATTGTACAgatcaagttaaacaaaaaatggagaaaatttaaataattgtgaaaGGAGCTGAAAGGTTTTTGGGTATAGATAATATATCTTGggaaactattaaaaaaaagactGGAAGATGGTGGAAAGACAGGAGGCGCAGGTGATAAGTCGACTTGAATATTGTACAATGGAATGCAAAAAGTCTGTTAGCTAGAGGTCAGGAGTTTAAAGGATTTATAAAAGGGCTTAGAAAGAAACCAGAAATCATATGTATCCAGGAAACATGGCTTAAGCCAGTATTAGATTTTAGTATTAAAGGGTATGATGGTATACGCAGAGATAGAGAGGAGGATATTGGGGGAGGGtgtataatatttgttaaaaatggaATACAATATAGGGTTATTGAGAAAGGTAATGAGTTGGAATTTATTAGAAGTTTTGAGTAAAGAAGGAAATGTtacaattataaatttttataatcaATGTAAAAGATTATCACTAGAGTTAATGGATGAACTTACTGTACATTTAGAAGGAAAAATTATATGCTGTGGAGATTTAAATGCCCATAGCACTTTATGGGATAATTGCAATGATgggaatggaacagtgattgaaGAGTTAATGGAGATTAAagtatgaagttatttttgattcaaaacaactgaacacctgtggcagtgcgatttgtagttgtaaagaaaagccacacatgtgtatcagtaaatttgaagtcacagagtgaaatgttttaagagttgcaaacctgtagcctttttttctctcccacaaacacaacacaacagttacaccttctcaaattcttcattgcaggtgcacaaatcctattctacaaatcacacatttagaaactcgtacgctcacatttttgaaacaattgctgcagtgaatgtggtgcaaaacgcatttacacacccgcatcaagaaatgtgaagtcgtggagaaatgttgaacatccgcaaatcagtacgtgaattcatcaaatgagagttgcacacttgtagaatattttctcagaatgtcttgtatatttttctaacacaaacacaaagtacataactacagcttcttgaatctgctgcgatgaagctcaaacactgttttttcgctttcaagcgacaagtttcgcgctctcccttttgcaccgagatatttggttcaaaagttatttgtgcatctgtagaggtagtgggcgggactgtttagagattacagaatttcagccaatcagaagagctactttggCTCGTTGCTGAGCATAGACtcatggtgtcatattcacattgtttttcatgtcaaatagtttatccataatgttagaccattgctataaaataatatgtgcttaatatagaaaaggcacttttgatttgtagaataggatttgtgcacctgcaatgaagaatttgagaaggtgtaactgttgtgttgtgtttgtgggagagaaaaaaaggctacaggtttgcaactcttaaaacatttctctctgtgacttcaaatttactgatacacatgtgtggcttttctctacaactacaaatcacactgccacaggtgttcagttgttttgaatcaaaaataacttcatattaAAGACCTAGTATGTTTAAATGATGGAAGGGGTACAAGGATTAATGTCAGAACGGCCACAGAATCAGCTATTGATCTTACACTTGTATCAAATTCACTTGCGGGGGTATGCTTATGGGATGTAAATAGAGAAATGACTATAGGAAGTGATCATTATCCTCTAGTAGTGGAAGTTAATTTACGTATAGAAGAAGGTAATACAGGAGGAGTGGACAAATGGttttttgaaaatgctgattGGGAGTCTTTTAGGTATATTAGTGagcaagaaattaaaaaaaattgatattgaAGAAagtgttgttaatgttaataattcTATTTGTAATGCGATATTATTAGTCAGACTATACCGAAGAAAGGGGGTATAAAAAAGAAGATTGTACCATGGTGGACAAATTAATGTGATAAAGCAATTATATCTAgaaataaagcttttaaaatgctaaaaaagaaTTACAGTTTTCATACAATTTTACAttgtaagaaaagaaaaacagggaTGGGGATTACAGTCATGAGTCAatgtttcgttcattatctggctcggctctgtgttcatcttcagttctctcttcacagcagttcagtcagtgtactgtttaagtgcatgcattactccgggatattggtttgtttgaactcagagggagtgtcagccacattaaacaagttaacagcttaagtcatttgtggattaatgcgtgttagagatgcgaaccgtttaaaatgattcagttcgatttggtgaactgaatgattcattcgcgaaccggatccagaatgctttgatttgaactatttctcacaacagacacggaagagaagacaatgctgaataaagtcgttgtttttgctatttctggaccaaaatgtatttttgatgcttcaaaatattctaacggaccctctgatgtcacatggactactttgatgatgtttttcttatctttctggacatggacagtataccatacacacagcttcaatggagaaactgagagctctcggactaaatctaaaatatcttaaactgtgttccaaagattaacggaggttttacgggtttaaAACAAGGAGGATAAGTTTTACGGGTTTATAACTTATGAggataagttattaattacataattttactatctgggtgaactaaccctttaagagtgtgttttgttgttgttgttttttacactgGAGCAGAAGTTGTGACTGACTGTTTTGATCAAATCAAAGGGAGCTCCTCTGTTTATGAGATTATCTGTAGATTTCTAtacaataaattgtattaaatttgtTACATAATGGTGCACAACCTTGTTGATTCAACAGTGTTTTGTCAcccaaataaatgtaatgtattaactTCTACATTGCAGTTTGTCCTCACAGCATCATTGTGTATTTCTTTGGTTTGTTGTTGATTTTGCACAACCGACACTGAAAATAACTTTCATTTTGTGATTAAGAGAGATATTTGCATATATGAATTTGGATAACTTCTTATTCATAATGGTTTACATAAATATTGTCTGCTATAATATTTTAATTCCTCAGGGAATGGAGGATCTGAGAAAGGTTCTCTTGTTTCATCTGAATCCCTCATCGCTCGCTCTCTGCTGATTTTACTCGCTGAGTACAGTTCGTCTTAGTAAGATGCAATGATATTTCACATCACtgatattatagtttttgttaatattttgaattagatttgtttttttaattcaaaatattaggtttttttttattattatttgtactatttttttttttaaatatctctctttttttattctaaaactttagtttttgttgtttcagtacttaaactaaacaaaatatttcaaagttgcctttgaaaaaaaggtttatttttttgttaaatattactgatatgtttttaaacattccattcattttaaagttttttttttattattatttattgctacTCAAAAATGACCTTTTAGGGGCTCAGTAAACTcatatcatttaattattaaactatattttgttattattgttgagAGTACTATGATTGTGTAATTTTTAAACGTCTGtggaatattttttaatatttttataaagtagTAATCTGAAATATAACTAGTTGACTGCCAGCAGATGGAGACTgtcgctctctttctcttcttgacTTTTACTTGAAAAGCAGTTTTTCCCAAGCATCAACTTGCATGAATACTTAGTGTAAAagaatgttttaatgcacatCCTGGGCATTTTTGTGTTGACTCTATAAGGAGCTGAAAGTGTTTATTGAGAAGGTAAAATGTGTGTTGTTACTttgttgtttaaattgttttcagTCAAGAATATGGTTATTCTTATGAATGGATGGATTTGTGAATTCAGTTATCGGTTATCAACATTTAGATATTTTCATTGACAAAACTTGCAGTGCATTTTCCAGTTgctcagcagcagcagctgcttacacacacgcacacacacacacacacatccccagACACAATGACTTTACATTATCCAGAATATGAATCAGGCATTttatttaaagagtttaaaaCTTAGAGACTGAAAAACACAGCGGTCATTAAGATTAACATCTAGGATTATTATTATGAGACATTAATGACATGAATTATCTGTCAATCATGAAATATTcatgtatttactattattaaCATTGGAATTAAGGCTTTTCCATTAAAGCAAACTATCATGTTGTACATTACTAGTttattcaaggttttttttttagtctgttgTGACCATTTCTCATTTATATCGATTCAGtgtaatacagtattaaaatcacTCTTGAGAAACATATTAATCTCATATTTTCTAGATCAtgactcattttatttttctaaaagcaAAACGTTCGGTTGGTTTCAGTGGGAAGATAATTAGTTTCCACAATCCACCGAAAGAGAACAAGCTTTTAAAACATGACAGAATGCATATGCAAAATTCAAGTTTGGGACCAAATGTTGTTTTGCAGATCAATTTTAGGTTTATCTTCTTAGAGAACAATATTAGTTTAATCATTTTGTCCTACATGCTTGTTTGTAACAGGTCTGAATGGCTGAGCTTGATTATTTACACACAGCAAAATTTTAAGTGTTGAAATCCTAGTGGTGGGTACTTTTAGAGTAAAGTGTTAAAGTTGTGGTGTTGAATTTTAGAGGATTAACACTAGCTATTGTAAACAGCCCCCTCTGGCGGTGTAAACACATAGCGTTACCTTTATTAACACTGTTGAGTGTTAATAGTCACATCCTGGACATTTGCTCGGCGCGCCTGCGGACCCatctgaaatatttgtttttacagacgccatttattttactgtctatgcgcaTATGAGGATGGAAAACCGCGAATTAAAGTGTAAACTTTTCACAACAACATTTTCTTTGATGAAACTGACGATGAAGTCAATTATTTTTGGGATTCTGAAAGTAAGTTACATTAAGTGTTTTTATCTCTTTTAAAATATGtgtttaataacattatattgaTTTGTAGCGATATTTATGTGCAATTCTTTCCAAAATCTTCCCAAAAGAGAAATTTCTTTCACTTATGATGAGAAGACGGTGAATTTGGTTTTATCAAAGGAAAACACCATAAATAATTGTCTTACCTCGTTTACATGCATTTTACAAGATGATTTTACttatgatgatatttaaatgctttgtgCGCCTAAATGAGCCCAACCGTTCCTCACAAATTTGAACTGCTGTGCAGCGCAGACGCGGGTTACTTAGAGAAGGGAGACCAGAAGTAAGGATTTTacctcatttaaaatatgtattttataacatCATATTGATTTATAGCGACATGTTGTGCGCTCCTACACTTTCCTCAGACAAAGTTACAATGttccaatttaaataaattaatttaaacatgttttgatttgtggattaatttattattgtcatAATATATACATTCCAGGAGTgttaaatttgacttttttgcTGTGCAGGAGAGTTTTTGTAATGCTAACTCAATACACTTGAGTTAAAATCTCAAGAGTTCAAATCTGTCTTAAAAGTGTTAAATTGTAACTCTTTACACTGGTGTTAAGGAAAAATCAACACTCTGTGGTGTGGACCAGAGTTGTTTTTTAACTCTATACCGTGTACATATAACTCAGTCATAGTATTaaataggggtgtgacggttagtatataaccgtgagaccgacggttatagttgaacaccgtcattagaactctataaccgccaaaaccgtgtcactaaaatattttttacaaacatttatcaaaaattattttcattttttagataagatcataagatgcgcaatatatcgggagacatggtttttaccacttaatgaagttttgtaaatcgtcgagacatgatatttaccacttcataaaattttgctttgtagaaaacctttcttaaaaacgaatttcgttttgtacaatttttatcttaattttaataaatgtttcatcaaccaattgcatgtattttaataaataaaaagcaagtaaagcagacaatgataaccgtgacatggaagcaccagcgcgccgcgttcacttgcactgcactgtgaactagagcacatctcattgtaaatgaaactcagcgtaggcctatgcctcatactttagcattaaatatctttgctgcatcctttctagaacagacaatggcttttttttgcggctcgtatcagcaaagcattgcatcgccatagaccgcaaaacaagcagtggatggcgggcgggtgcggctttgaaatttgctctatgatttccatgaagcaaaaaacgaggacggaatctcgaaatccagtcatgaaaatgaaacttgcattttaatatggatagtcatggaatttgccaaagttagcataaaataatcaaatcaaatctccatatggaccagtatttgtaaatgttaagccgcaaaagttgtttaaaatataaatccgtgttctgcgcgtctctgtgtgaattaatgaatgggtttgtttactacataaaCTGacgcgcatgacgcttgcattaatttcagcatctgagcttcagagttctctctccttcaagcgatctgaacttttcagctcatctcagtggacacacagcgcacctgtatttgacactctgtaaactctttgtgaaggcacacgactcaccgtcactttactgatagcgctgtttctcacacatgcaaagagagagagagcagagagtcttaccacgcttaaacaacaccttatatgtaaactattctttgttgtcttctcctgtcaaaataatggattaaatgtagaaatattcatattcattttcgaacaagcagaagacataccagtttctccggtagtgggcggagctaatgggcaaatggcaatggctttttttttgcggctcgtatcagcaaagcattgcatcgccatagaccccaaaacaatcagtggatggcgggcgggtgcggctttgaaattagctcaaaaaacgttggcgcgaatgatgagttttgtgacagatctccttaataaacggaggtctgaaatctctgcccctttaccgatcagagcgcgcgctgacacggagttaacccgctatctccaagaacaactaATTGACTTGGAccagacaacccccccccccccccccgacggttatgttatgaaccgtcacatttgactcacgtcataaccgtcatcaccaattctgaaaccggcacacccctagtaTTAAACATGTAACTCTTTGAAGAAAGTCACTCTGAAAAGATTGGgacaatatgcacatttttttatagtTGATTTTAACTCTGCTAGAGTTGAATTACCAATTGCAATTTTgctgtgtactgtatattattgtttcttctctaggccccgcctttctgaaacatgttgaaTTTTAAGTTAAATAGAAAGATTCTTTCACGATCCAGacataactagataaaaaaaaactgattacagacgaggcatttgttgcatccagtggggacaaaAACATAattggaaaaataatttgaatataaaaattgcttacaggctgtgagtcagaagcaccagactgtccttgcaaagtttgaaCTGCCCACCTTTTATAGAAACAGTCTGTGTGGCACAGatgcattgtaggctactggttcaggaaacagtcctcatcctccattaaatgtgctgcacacatctgaatatttaggttgaactgttctggaacagttgtTATacatacaacttaaccactgatttctagtcttgtcctcttttggaagtccAAACAAAGTTTCACTTTAACAAAACGCACATCTTTacttctccacaacatggcatcggcagcaacagcgagaataaaagttacgccttctttctttgtgtgaacatttgggcggtgttatgcaaatcttcacacacagtgacgtagatagatagagagagagagagagagatgttccaGGTTTCATTGAGGCACACACATGCACTTTAAGTAGTCTGTACTTTGTTTTATGTTCAAGTTttactttcttcttcttttctccaGTTTTGGTATTATGTTAGATTATTTaagataatttaattatgtatagTCCTTTGCACGGTACATTGTGAGTTGTATAGTTAATGTTGTCTTTTGTAGCACCATGGTTCTGGAGAAACGCTGTTTCATTTCACTGTGTACAAGCTGTACAGAGCTGAAATGATAATAAAGCCTTTCTGACTCTGactagacatgtgggggcgtgtttgaatgagctgttttaggagggtgtggttgaTCCTTTGATCAActatatctctttggatttgagacttgaaacttcagatcttctttatgcatcaaAAGCTTGtagcactccaaagagaaagaaaaacttgaaatcgcatcatatgacccctttaacaagtTTTTGTTAAGCATaattgatattttttaaatattcttgtTTTAGCTAAATACATTGCGTTTTatttgaggaaaaaaattatatatttttttatacaaattattactattattattactcataacatcttattattaaatgattaaactatatTATGTTAATATTCTTGATACATACAATTTCTATACACCTTtgcaatatttttgtaaatatgtgaAAAAGGAACTCTTTCTGTTCTcgacttttacttttaaaagcagTTTTACCCAAGTGGCAACTTAAATGggctaaatattttttaagttattctTATGAATGGATGGATTTGTGCATTCAGTTATCAGCAGGACGTAAACATTTAGAGTAACTCATTTTACATCAAAACCCATAATATATCTCATTGATTATTGCATAACATTATAAGATGACTCTATTTCAGATAATAAACCAGTCTTTGTTTTTAAGATTCAGATTTGTATTCaacagagagaaaatgaaaatatatttttcaagaaAATTTGCTATGCATGATGGACTTACGTGAATACATGTCAAAATCTGTTAAATTCCAGGAAGTCTGTAGCGTGACAGTTTAAAACTGTCATAATTTTGTCTATTTATCTAACAATTATGACATAtcacattatttaaacatttattattatgttttatgataATAGTGTTACGGTTATTAGTGCTCCTGCAAATTTTTAGAAAAGGGCATGAATAATCGCTCATAGCACCAGACCTGGCTGTTTCTGcacccctcctctctcacacacccactcatgtcaggagcctggtgaagggcaaCGATTAAGAGATAGGCTGATGATGATAATTAGGGGGGAGCCATCCAATCTGTCACAACATATATTTGATAATGCTTCTCATATTTGCATACAGTCTGTGAGTCCCTGTGGGATTGAGTTATTACTGCTGAGTTTTTATGTCATCAGTAAATTCCCATGAAACGAAAGTAtttttatctatatataaaatcttcTTTCGCTTATGCTGTCCTTTGTCAAAACTGGTTTATCTGGATTAGTTTTAGTGCCACACATTCTTAGTTACATGATTGTAAAGCAGGTCACTTGTCTTTGATAATTCTTGAAGAAGCTGATCATAATTTTACCTGAAAATGAAGCTCGTTTTGCTCGTTTTTGGTTGTGTTTTTCTGATGGTATCTGATGGTATGTACATGCTGTTTAATTCTTTAGTGTTTTTTCTAATCATTTAAACAAGGCTTCAGATGAGGGAATGTTGATGGGGTTACATTTTTAGATTAATTAActatttacagtttatttgtttcttctaacaattatttttcatCAAACATGTTAGGGTTTTTTGTACAGGTTCCAACAGGTCCTCTTTTTATTCGTCTGGGAGGTTCAGTGCTTTTGCCCTGTTATGTTGATCAACCCTTACCAATGAAAAGACTGAGGGTGGAATGGACAAGAACAGAGTCAAATAATCTGGTTCATCTGTTCATATACGGCGAGAGTCGACCAGAAGAACAGCATCAGGATTATTATGACAGAGCTCACTTCTTTGATGACTATGTTAAAGATGGAATCTTCTCCCTCCGTCTGGACAACCTGAGAGCTGAAGATGTTGGGTTTTACAGATGTAAAGTTTACAGTCAGAAAGATGTTGGAGAAACTGTGGTTCACATAAAAGATGTTGGTGAGCATTGATCACTGAAGGGTATTATTAATATGCTTGCTTTGAAAATTGATTGTGGTTTTATAACTGTTTGTTCTTTCAGAGCATTTGAATATAGTATCAGGACCAAACCATCCAATTTCTGCGTATGTGGGTGAGGACGTCACTCTAACCTGCTCTGTGGACTCTCACATCACACCTGAAAAGATTTCATGGAGGAAAattgatgaagatgatgaaattCCAGTTCTTCTCTTACCAAGAAATAACATGAAACCAGATTCATTAAATGAGCGGTACAGATACAGAGCTGAGCTCTTCACTGCTGAAATCTCCAAAGGAAACTTCTCTCTCAGACTGAAGAGTGTCAGAACTGAGGATAAAGGAGTTTACATGTGTCACGTGAAGAATGGACGTCTGTCTGCAAACACAACTGTGGTCATTGAACGAGTGGGTGAGTGATCGGGAAAACACACTGATGGAGCCTCCTCAAGACAGAGAGATGAGACGAGGGAAGCcaaatttttccattggctttccATATTTGTGCCATCTT comes from Carassius auratus strain Wakin chromosome 3, ASM336829v1, whole genome shotgun sequence and encodes:
- the LOC113054255 gene encoding cell surface A33 antigen-like; this encodes MLGFFVQVPTGPLFIRLGGSVLLPCYVDQPLPMKRLRVEWTRTESNNLVHLFIYGESRPEEQHQDYYDRAHFFDDYVKDGIFSLRLDNLRAEDVGFYRCKVYSQKDVGETVVHIKDVEHLNIVSGPNHPISAYVGEDVTLTCSVDSHITPEKIEEISWRKKDKDGDILVLVFQKAKPLSSDERYRDSAEFFTAEIPKGNFSLRLKSVRTEDKGVYMCYVRNGRVSANTTVTIERLSFSTLHITIIVLCIIASGSALLLWYLIYCRSQNDSIGND